Proteins encoded in a region of the Elaeis guineensis isolate ETL-2024a chromosome 7, EG11, whole genome shotgun sequence genome:
- the LOC140859500 gene encoding putative germin-like protein 2-1 codes for MAAHFLFLALLALASSHAIASDPSQLQDFCVADLHSDVFVNGFVCKDPKMAKAEDFFFSGLDKPGDTGNKLGSNVTLVDVNKLAGLNTLGISLARLDFAPYGLNPPHTHPRGTEILVVLEGTLYVGFVTSNPNNQLFSKVLHEGDVFVFPQGLIHFQFNNGKTSTVALAGLSSQNPGVITIANAVFGAKPPISDEVLAKAFQLDKKTVDWLQAQFWTDNNN; via the exons ATGGCTGCCCATTTCCTCTTCCTTGCTCTCCTTGCTCTGGCTTCATCTCATGCCATTGCTTCTGATCCTAGCCAACTCCAAGACTTCTGCGTCGCTGATCTTCACTCAGATG TGTTTGTGAATGGGTTTGTCTGCAAGGACCCCAAGATGGCCAAAGCCGAAGATTTCTTCTTCTCTGGACTCGACAAGCCCGGTGACACGGGAAACAAGCTTGGGTCCAATGTGACTCTAGTCGATGTGAACAAACTTGCTGGGCTCAACACCCTTGGCATCTCGCTTGCTCGCCTAGACTTTGCACCCTATGGTCTCAACCCTCCTCACACCCATCCAAGGGGAACTGAGATCCTTGTAGTGTTGGAAGGCACGCTATACGTCGGCTTCGTAACATCTAACCCCAACAACCAGCTCTTCAGTAAGGTCCTTCACGAGGGTGATGTGTTCGTATTTCCTCAAGGCCTCATCCACTTCCAGTTCAACAATGGGAAGACTAGCACTGTCGCTCTTGCTGGTCTGAGCAGCCAGAACCCTGGTGTGATCACCATAGCCAATGCGGTCTTTGGAGCGAAGCCACCCATCTCTGATGAAGTTCTTGCCAAGGCCTTCCAATTGGACAAGAAGACTGTGGATTGGCTCCAGGCTCAATTCTGGACGGACAACAACAACTAG